Proteins encoded together in one Candidatus Methylarchaceae archaeon HK02M2 window:
- a CDS encoding AmmeMemoRadiSam system radical SAM enzyme: AHEIAKKEGVEYVYIGNVLGHRLENTYCHNCGEVLIKRYGFFIERYAITNNNKCPKCGQNIPIVGNYAG; encoded by the coding sequence GGCTCATGAGATAGCAAAAAAAGAGGGAGTTGAGTATGTTTACATAGGAAATGTCTTAGGTCACAGGTTAGAGAACACTTATTGCCATAACTGTGGTGAGGTCTTGATAAAGAGGTATGGATTCTTCATAGAAAGATATGCCATTACAAATAATAATAAATGTCCAAAGTGTGGGCAAAATATACCAATTGTTGGTAATTATGCAGGTTAG
- a CDS encoding metallophosphoesterase: MLKLIPDEPALLLKTTSRRILLIADLHLGFERGLLSKGINIPSQTQKIYLKLKSIIDRFSLDSIIILGDIKHRAKYVLPQEQMEIRLFFYKGKNLVKTIEIVRGNHDGSISNVIPKQVKIHPSRGISITNGKKNIALIHGHAWPSPKLFHCDVLIMAHNHPVIEFKEYGFRIVEPVWVRTRWNKRNMSKAFLKFSGKKVGKDPLDSFKEAFGFNIGDPNIIIMPAFNPLLGGNAINTNETHFLGPLLSSDCIDLKKSEIYLLDGSYLGHLSNLIPKD, translated from the coding sequence ATGTTAAAGTTAATCCCTGATGAACCAGCCCTATTATTAAAAACAACTTCACGCAGGATTTTATTGATAGCTGACTTACATCTTGGTTTCGAAAGGGGACTTTTATCAAAAGGTATAAACATACCATCACAAACTCAAAAAATTTATCTCAAGTTAAAATCAATCATCGATCGCTTCTCTCTTGATAGTATAATAATTCTTGGGGATATTAAGCATAGAGCAAAGTACGTTCTACCTCAAGAGCAAATGGAAATCCGTTTATTCTTCTATAAAGGTAAGAATTTGGTAAAAACAATAGAAATTGTTAGAGGAAACCATGACGGAAGTATAAGTAACGTAATACCAAAACAGGTAAAAATTCACCCCTCAAGAGGTATATCAATTACCAATGGTAAAAAAAACATTGCACTTATTCATGGACATGCTTGGCCTTCTCCCAAACTTTTTCATTGCGATGTACTCATAATGGCTCATAATCACCCTGTAATTGAGTTTAAAGAGTATGGTTTTCGGATTGTTGAGCCAGTTTGGGTAAGAACAAGATGGAATAAAAGAAATATGTCCAAGGCATTTTTAAAATTTTCAGGGAAAAAGGTTGGAAAAGATCCTTTAGATTCTTTTAAGGAAGCATTTGGCTTTAATATAGGTGATCCAAACATAATAATTATGCCTGCTTTCAATCCATTACTTGGAGGAAATGCAATAAACACAAATGAGACTCACTTTTTAGGACCTTTGCTTTCTTCAGACTGCATTGATTTGAAAAAATCAGAGATTTACCTTTTAGATGGAAGTTACCTTGGGCATCTTTCAAATTTAATTCCCAAAGACTAA